In Drosophila santomea strain STO CAGO 1482 chromosome 2L, Prin_Dsan_1.1, whole genome shotgun sequence, a single window of DNA contains:
- the LOC120444406 gene encoding uncharacterized protein LOC120444406 isoform X2, protein MLTRQPDYTISELGHPIHQWSDSTTCESLKKLDYRKMPSSPPSPHRLLPLRETLDDCFKRLTMRSREDFEEDPVYQQKLRKNQWNEQQRKRNQKCRDKDESRATTTTTTTIAATCDLNNF, encoded by the exons ATGCTCACCAGACAGCCCGACTACACCATCTCCGAACTGGGCCATCCCATCCACCAGTGGTCGGATTCGACCACGTGCGAGTCCCTCAAGAAGCTGGACTACAGAAAGATGCCCAGTTCCCCGCCATCACCTCATCGTCTGCTCCCACTGAGGGAGACCCTGGACGATTGTTTCAAGCGGTTGACGATGAGGAGCCGAGAAGATTTCGAAGAGGATCCCGTGTACCAGCAGAAACTGCGGAAGAATCAGTGGAATGAACAGCAGCGAAAGCG CAATCAAAAATGTCGAGATAAAGACGAGTCCAGAGccacaacgacgacgacgacgacgataGCGGCGACCTGCGATTTAAACAATTTCTGA
- the LOC120443804 gene encoding uncharacterized protein LOC120443804, whose product MAAAVVQSFGGQEKLFVSRATIQLQLPQGGASSPIFEWRTEVATPTPAPVPVPAHEEKCISGKQSTEAATPKSNYYTPPRILGTEAKRKNLPQTLSNFFEAERHSSAWNRVTK is encoded by the coding sequence ATGGCAGCCGCAGTAGTCCAAAGTTTCGGAGGCCAGGAGAAGCTCTTCGTGAGCCGGGCCACAatccagttgcagttgcccCAGGGCGGCGCCAGTTCGCCCATCTTCGAGTGGCGCACAGAGGTGGCCACGCCTACGCCGGCGCCAGTTCCCGTTCCCGCCCACGAGGAGAAGTGCATTAGTGGCAAGCAGAGCACggaagctgccacgcccaagAGCAATTACTACACGCCCCCGCGAATCCTCGGCACAGAGGCGAAGCGCAAGAACCTGCCCCAAACGTTGAGCAACTTCTTCGAGGCGGAGCGCCACTCCAGCGCCTGGAATCGCGTGACCAAGTAG
- the LOC120444395 gene encoding protein pelota, producing MKLLGKYVDKGMQGNVTLMPEESEDMWHAYNLIAEGDSVRSTTIRKVQNETATGSSTSNRVRTTLTIAVETIDFDTQACVLRLKGRNIEENQYVKMGAYHTLDLELNRKFELRKPEWDTIALERIEMACDPTQSADVAAVVMQEGLAHVCLITASMTLVRSKIEVSIPRKRKGSVQQHEKGLAKFYEQVMQSILRHVNFDVVKCVLIASPGFVRDQFYDYMFQQAVKMDYKLLLDNKSKFMLVHASSGFKHSLKEVLQDPAVLAKMSDTKAAGEVKALEQFYMMLQCEPAKAFYGKKHVLQAAESQAIETLLISDNLFRCQDVALRKEYVNLVESVRDAGGEVKIFSSMHISGEQLAQLTGIAALLRFPMPELEDSDDDDDEDGAAGGADSDSD from the exons ATGAAGCTGCTGGGCAAATACGTGGACAAGGGCATGCAGGG AAATGTAACCCTGATGCCCGAGGAGTCCGAGGACATGTGGCATGCGTACAATTTGATTGCGGAAGGCGACAGCGTGCGCAGCACCACCATTCGCAAGGTGCAGAATGAAACGGCCACTGGCTCCTCCACCAGCAACCGGGTGCGCACCACCCTAACCATTGCGGTGGAGACCATAGATTTTGATACGCAGGCTTGTGTGCTCCGACTGAAGGGCAGAAACATCGAGGAGAACCAGTACGTCAAGATGGGCGCCTATCACACCCTCGACCTGGAGCTGAACCGCAAGTTCGAGTTGCGCAAGCCGGAGTGGGACACCATTGCCCTGGAGCGCATCGAAATGGCCTGCGATCCCACACAGTCGGCGGATGTGGCTGCTGTGGTGATGCAGGAGGGATTGGCACACGTCTGCCTGATCACCGCCAGCATGACATTAGTGCGCAGCAAAATTGAGGTCTCCATACCGCGCAAACGCAAGGGCAGTGTCCAGCAGCACGAGAAGGGACTGGCCAAGTTCTACGAGCAGGTAATGCAGAGCATCCTGCGGCACGTCAACTTCGATGTGGTCAAGTGTGTGTTGATTGCTTCGCCGGGATTCGTGCGCGATCAGTTCTACGACTACATGTTCCAGCAGGCGGTCAAGATGGATTACAAGCTGCTGCTGGACAACAAGAGCAAGTTCATGCTGGTGCACGCCTCCTCGGGATTTAAGCACTCTTTGAAGG AGGTTCTTCAGGATCCCGCCGTGCTGGCCAAGATGTCTGACACCAAGGCAGCTGGCGAGGTCAAGGCCCTGGAGCAATTCTACATGATGCTGCAATGCGAGCCCGCCAAGGCCTTCTATGGCAAGAAACACGTCCTGCAAGCCGCCGAGTCGCAGGCCATCGAAACGCTGCTCATCTCGGACAACCTCTTCAG GTGCCAAGACGTTGCTCTAAGGAAGGAATATGTCAATCTGGTTGAATCCGTTCGCGATGCTGGGGGAGAAGTCAAAATCTTTTCGAGCATGCACATCTCAGGAGAAC AACTTGCTCAACTGACTGGAATTGCGGCTCTCCTGCGCTTCCCGATGCCCGAACTGGAGGAcagcgatgatgatgatgacgaggaTGGAGCGGCGGGCGGAGCGGATAGCGATAGCGACTAG
- the LOC120444388 gene encoding pescadillo homolog produces MRRPKKYESGEATQYISRRAALRKLQLSLNDFRRLCILKGVYPREPKHRRRAQKGSSEIKVLYHTKDIRFLLHESIVWTLRDYKIFAKKSNRDRAIKDFRNLKRRLALFPEIKLDHIVKERYPTFIDALKDLDDCLTLLFLFSTFPSLHLIPREQSNLCRRLTIEFLHYVIASKSLRKVFISIKGYYFQAEIKGQKVTWIVPHYYPFKPQSRQEVDFKVMSIFVEFYTIMLGFTNFRLFHGLNLAYPPQFPSSVLQDSEESLKDEASFVSDRIAALNFELLRTDKVQEDEEELDIDMELLEQDGDSKRIIKMKQEAQEVSRLRTLFKGLKFFINREVPREPLVILIRSFGGKVSWDSSIFAGSTYDEADETITHQIVDRPSISTQYISRDYIQPQWVFDCVNQRQLLPTNKYFIGETLPPHLSPFVDSKRDSYIPPEEKALLDPSLIETHAQSDDDSEDEAEKEEEEAVDQELLDAQLQLAYQQETAEYKKYGGPDGVNEDEEDPEDDDEDDDEEEEEELDEKTKRLQEEKQKMSVQSAKVHKVNKRQLHKAEVDEHRLQARMVKPRHRNLFRKLIREKQTKEKEEWLLRKKRRTHEANEKEARKTAKREARKEAAAAAAKASKLGK; encoded by the exons ATGAGACGACCCAAGAAG TACGAATCCGGCGAGGCTACGCAGTACATTAGCCGCCGGGCTGCGCTCAGGAAACTGCAGCTCTCTCTGAACGATTTCCGGAGGCTGTGCATCCTGAAGGGCGTCTATCCCCGGGAACCGAAACATAGGCGTAGAGCTCAAAAGGGATCTTCGGAGATCAAGGTCCTTTATCACACCAAGGACATCCGCTTCCTGCTGCACGAGTCGATTGTGTGGACGCTGCGTGACTACAAG ATCTTTGCCAAGAAGAGCAATCGCGATCGCGCCATCAAGGATTTCCGCAACCTAAAGCGTCGATTGGCCCTGTTTCCCGAAATCAAGCTCGATCACATTGTCAAGGAACGCTATCCCACCTTCATCGATGCCCTGAAGGATCTGGATGATTGTCTGACTCTGCTCTTTCTGTTCAGCACCTTTCCCTCGCTGCACTTGATTCCCAGGGAGCAGTCGAACCTGTGCCGCCGGCTAACTATCGAGTTCCTGCACTACGTGATCGCGTCCAAGTCGCTGCGCAAGGTGTTCATCTCCATCAAGGGCTACTACTTCCAGGCGGAGATCAAGGGCCAGAAGGTCACTTGGATTGTGCCGCACTACTATCCGTTCAAGCCACAGTCTCGCCAGGAGGTTGACTTCAAGGTGATGTCCATCTTTGTCGAGTTCTATACAATTATGCTCGGCTTCACCAACTTCCGGCTATTCCATGGCCTGAATCTGGCCTATCCACCACAATTCCCAAGCAGCGTGCTTCAGGACAGCGAGGAATCCCTGAAGGACGAGGCCAGCTTTGTATCTGACCGCATTGCAGCGTTGAACTTTGAGCTGCTGCGCACTGACAAGGtgcaggaggacgaggaggagctggacaTCGACATGGAGCTATTGGAGCAGGACGGTGACTCAAAGCGCATCATCAAGATGAAGCAGGAGGCCCAGGAAGTGAGCCGTCTACGCACCCTATTCAAGGGCTTGAAGTTCTTCATCAACCGCGAAGTTCCGCGCGAGCCCTTGGTCATTCTCATCCGCTCCTTTGGCGGCAAGGTGTCCTGGGACTCATCAATCTTCGCTGGCTCAACGTATGACGAGGCCGATGAGACTATCACCCACCAGATCGTCGACAGGCCCAGCATTTCCACGCAATACATCTCGCGTGACTATATCCAGCCACAGTGGGTCTTCGACTGCGTCAATCAGCGCCAGCTGCTGCCCACCAACAAGTACTTCATTGGCGAGACACTGCCACCACACCTTTCGCCATTCGTGGACTCCAAGAGGGACTCGTACATACCGCCCGAAGAGAAGGCCCTGCTGGATCCCTCCCTGATCGAAACACATG CCCAAAGCGATGACGACTCCGAAGATGAAGCGGAGAAAGAGGAAGAAGAGGCTGTGGACCAGGAGCTGCTCGATGCGCAACTGCAGCTTGCCTACCAGCAGGAAACGGCCGAGTACAAGAAGTACGGCGGACCCGATGGTGTCAACGAAGACGAAGAAGATCCAGAGGATGATGACGAAGACGACgatgaagaggaggaggaagagctCGACGAGAAGACCAAGCGCCTCCAGGAGGAGAAGCAAAAGATGTCCGTGCAGTCGGCCAAGGTGCACAAGGTCAACAAGCGGCAGTTGCACAAGGCCGAGGTCGACGAGCATCGCCTGCAAGCGCGTATGGTGAAGCCCCGTCACCGCAATCTCTTCCGGAAACTCATCCGCGAGAAGCAGACCAAGGAAAAGGAGGAGTGGCTGCTGCGCAAGAAGCGACGAACCCACGAGGCCAACGAGAAGGAGGCCCGGAAGACGGCCAAGCGGGAGGCGCGCAAGGAAGCGGCGGCCGCAGCTGCCAAGGCTTCCAAGCTGGGCAAGTGA
- the LOC120443803 gene encoding uncharacterized protein LOC120443803 — MFQKRIIELITVLVYWVIITPTTYKYCTQNGIIRMSFDTLVGTVGDHCTLALCLMIGYVVFYRIIIFIYMKFKVCDIRMWDELQRAKQDPEAHLDKKSYYQPVSTENIDVVDSGKKKSRPATPKMIRTISNPLLIESDLARIHIKHETRPLESATLPRLQQAQVHPSPSPSLRSAPPVPQVQKSATLPSQHSKGVIMSPKVLMPRTQQV; from the coding sequence ATGTTTCAGAAAAGGATTATCGAGTTGATCACGGTGCTGGTGTATTGGGTGATCATCACGCCCACCACCTACAAGTACTGCACGCAGAACGGCATAATCAGGATGAGCTTCGACACCTTGGTGGGCACCGTGGGCGACCACTGCACCCTGGCCCTCTGCCTGATGATCGGATACGTTGTCTTCTACCGCATCATCATCTTCATTTACATGAAGTTCAAGGTCTGCGACATTCGCATGTGGGACGAACTGCAGCGGGCCAAGCAGGATCCGGAGGCGCATCTGGACAAGAAGTCCTACTACCAGCCCGTCTCCACCGAGAACATCGATGTCGTGGACTCTGGCAAAAAGAAGAGCAGACCAGCTACACCCAAGATGATAAGGACCATCAGCAATCCGCTGCTCATCGAAAGCGATCTGGCGCGCATTCACATCAAGCACGAAACGCGGCCACTGGAAAGTGCCACCCTACCCAGGCTGCAGCAGGCACAGGTCCACCCTAGTCCGAGTCCCAGCTTGAGGAGCGCACCACCAGTGCCCCAAGTGCAGAAAAGTGCCACTCTACCCAGCCAGCACAGCAAAGGTGTGATTATGTCTCCCAAAGTTCTGATGCCCAGAACTCAACAGGTGTAG
- the LOC120444406 gene encoding uncharacterized protein LOC120444406 isoform X1 — translation MLTRQPDYTISELGHPIHQWSDSTTCESLKKLDYRKMPSSPPSPHRLLPLRETLDDCFKRLTMRSREDFEEDPVYQQKLRKNQWNEQQRKRSNQKCRDKDESRATTTTTTTIAATCDLNNF, via the exons ATGCTCACCAGACAGCCCGACTACACCATCTCCGAACTGGGCCATCCCATCCACCAGTGGTCGGATTCGACCACGTGCGAGTCCCTCAAGAAGCTGGACTACAGAAAGATGCCCAGTTCCCCGCCATCACCTCATCGTCTGCTCCCACTGAGGGAGACCCTGGACGATTGTTTCAAGCGGTTGACGATGAGGAGCCGAGAAGATTTCGAAGAGGATCCCGTGTACCAGCAGAAACTGCGGAAGAATCAGTGGAATGAACAGCAGCGAAAGCG CAGCAATCAAAAATGTCGAGATAAAGACGAGTCCAGAGccacaacgacgacgacgacgacgataGCGGCGACCTGCGATTTAAACAATTTCTGA
- the LOC120449637 gene encoding NHP2-like protein 1 homolog gives MTEEVNPKAFPLADAQLTAKIMNLLQQALNYNQLRKGANEATKTLNRGLADIVVLAGDAEPIEILLHLPLLCEDKNVPYVFVRSKQALGRACGVSRPIVACSVTTNEGSQLKSQITSIQQEIERLLV, from the exons ATG ACTGAGGAAGTGAATCCCAAGGCATTCCCATTGGCCGATGCCCAGCTTACGGCTAAGATTATGAATTTGCTGCAGCAGGCATTGAACTACAATCAACTGCGCAAGGGAGCCAACGAGGCCACCAAGACCCTCAACCGTGGACTGGCCGATATTGTGGTGCTGGCCGGAGATGCGGAGCCCATCGAGATTCTTCTCCATTTGCCGCTCCTCTGCGAGGACAAGAACGTGCCCTACGTCTTCGTGCGTTCCAAGCAGGCCTTGGGTCGTGCCTGCGGAGTTTCCCGGCCAATTGTCGCCTGCTCGGTGACCACCAACGAGGGCAGCCAGCTTAAGTCGCAGATCACCTCCATTCAACAGGAGATCGAGCGACTCCTAGTCTAG